One Rissa tridactyla isolate bRisTri1 chromosome 4, bRisTri1.patW.cur.20221130, whole genome shotgun sequence DNA window includes the following coding sequences:
- the RAPSN gene encoding 43 kDa receptor-associated protein of the synapse isoform X2: MRLFNAWEMGQDQTKQQIEKGLHLYQSNQTEKALRVWMRVLEKSADPAGRFRVLGCLITAHAEMGRYKDMLKFAVVQIDTARELEDPDYLTESYLNLARSNEKLCEFQKTISYCKTCLNMQGTTVSLQLNGQVSLSMGNAFLGLSIFQKALECFEKALRYAHNNDDKMLECRVCCSLGNFYAQIKDYEKALFFPCKAAELVNDYGTGWSLKYRAMSQYHMAVAYRKLGRLADAMDCCEESMKIALQHGDRPLQALCLLCFADIHRSRKDVQTAIPRYDSSMSIMTEIGNRLGLIQVLLGVTKCWMIQKELDKLGLLKLHCLCERIYRTKGQQRELRDHVVKFHECVEEMELYCGMCGESIGEKNNQLQALPCSHFFHLKCLQTNGTRGCPNCRRLSVKPGYV, translated from the exons ATGAGGCTTTTTAATGCATGGGAGATGGGTCAGGACCAGACAAAGCAACAGATAGAGAAAGGACTCCATCTTTACCAGTCTAATCAGACCGAAAAGGCCCTGCGAGTCTGGATGAGGGTTTTGGAGAAGTCTGCGGATCCTGCTGGCAGGTTTCGGGTTTTGGGTTGCCTCATCACTGCTCATGCAGAGATGGGCAGATACAAAGATATGCTGAAG TTTGCAGTGGTACAGATTGACACAGCACGGGAGCTGGAAGACCCGGATTACCTTACAGAGAGCTACCTAAACCTGGCTCGCAGCAATGAGAAACTCTGTGAATTCCAGAAAACCATCTCGTACTGTAAGACGTGCCTGAACATGCAGGGTACCACTGTGAGCCTGCAGCTGAATGGCCAGGTGAGCCTCAGCATGGGCAATGCCTTCTTGGGCCTCAGCATTTTCCAGAAGGCTTTGGAGTGCTTTGAGAAAGCTTTACGCTACGCCCACAACAATGATGACAAGATGCTGGAGTGTCGAGTCTGCTGCAGCCTCGGGAACTTCTACGCCCAGATAAAG GACTACGAGAAAGCCTTGTTCTTCCCATGTAAAGCAGCTGAGCTGGTGAATGATTATGGAACGGGCTGGAGCTTGAAGTACCGTGCAATGAGCCAGTATCACATGGCCGTGGCCTATCGGAAGCTGGGGCGCTTGGCAGATGCTATGGACTGCTGTGAG GAATCCATGAAGATTGCCCTGCAGCATGGTGACCGGCCTCTGCAAGCACTGTGTCTGTTGTGCTTTGCAGATATCCACCGCAGTCGCAAAGACGTGCAG ACGGCCATTCCTCGGTATGATTCTTCCATGAGCATCATGACAGAGATTGGAAACCGCCTGGGCCTGATCCAGGTGCTGCTAGGAGTGACTAAGTGCTGGATGATCCAGAAGGAGCTGGACAAG CTTGGCCTGCTGAAGCTCCACTGCCTCTGTGAAAGGATCTATCGCACAAAGGGACAGCAGCGAGAATTGCGTGACCATGTAGTGAAGTTCCATGAATGCGTGGAGGAGATGGAGCTGTACTGTGGCATGTGTGGAGAGTCCATTGGGGAGAAGAACAACCAGCTCCAGGCCCTGCCTTGCTCCCACTTCTTCCACTTAAA GTGCCTCCAGACCAACGGGACCCGGGGATGCCCCAACTGCCGCCGCTTGTCGGTGAAGCCCGGCTACGTCTGA
- the RAPSN gene encoding 43 kDa receptor-associated protein of the synapse isoform X3, with protein MRLFNAWEMGQDQTKQQIEKGLHLYQSNQTEKALRVWMRVLEKSADPAGRFRVLGCLITAHAEMGRYKDMLKFAVVQIDTARELEDPDYLTESYLNLARSNEKLCEFQKTISYCKTCLNMQGTTVSLQLNGQVSLSMGNAFLGLSIFQKALECFEKALRYAHNNDDKMLECRVCCSLGNFYAQIKDYEKALFFPCKAAELVNDYGTGWSLKYRAMSQYHMAVAYRKLGRLADAMDCCEESMKIALQHGDRPLQALCLLCFADIHRSRKDVQTAIPRYDSSMSIMTEIGNRLGLIQVLLGVTKCWMIQKELDKVPPDQRDPGMPQLPPLVGEARLRLTRRLRWAPLPLPEALQAVPVGPRGRGGRRGPPRPPLRTAGSGSARPHSPPPRSPAPLYGDGL; from the exons ATGAGGCTTTTTAATGCATGGGAGATGGGTCAGGACCAGACAAAGCAACAGATAGAGAAAGGACTCCATCTTTACCAGTCTAATCAGACCGAAAAGGCCCTGCGAGTCTGGATGAGGGTTTTGGAGAAGTCTGCGGATCCTGCTGGCAGGTTTCGGGTTTTGGGTTGCCTCATCACTGCTCATGCAGAGATGGGCAGATACAAAGATATGCTGAAG TTTGCAGTGGTACAGATTGACACAGCACGGGAGCTGGAAGACCCGGATTACCTTACAGAGAGCTACCTAAACCTGGCTCGCAGCAATGAGAAACTCTGTGAATTCCAGAAAACCATCTCGTACTGTAAGACGTGCCTGAACATGCAGGGTACCACTGTGAGCCTGCAGCTGAATGGCCAGGTGAGCCTCAGCATGGGCAATGCCTTCTTGGGCCTCAGCATTTTCCAGAAGGCTTTGGAGTGCTTTGAGAAAGCTTTACGCTACGCCCACAACAATGATGACAAGATGCTGGAGTGTCGAGTCTGCTGCAGCCTCGGGAACTTCTACGCCCAGATAAAG GACTACGAGAAAGCCTTGTTCTTCCCATGTAAAGCAGCTGAGCTGGTGAATGATTATGGAACGGGCTGGAGCTTGAAGTACCGTGCAATGAGCCAGTATCACATGGCCGTGGCCTATCGGAAGCTGGGGCGCTTGGCAGATGCTATGGACTGCTGTGAG GAATCCATGAAGATTGCCCTGCAGCATGGTGACCGGCCTCTGCAAGCACTGTGTCTGTTGTGCTTTGCAGATATCCACCGCAGTCGCAAAGACGTGCAG ACGGCCATTCCTCGGTATGATTCTTCCATGAGCATCATGACAGAGATTGGAAACCGCCTGGGCCTGATCCAGGTGCTGCTAGGAGTGACTAAGTGCTGGATGATCCAGAAGGAGCTGGACAAG GTGCCTCCAGACCAACGGGACCCGGGGATGCCCCAACTGCCGCCGCTTGTCGGTGAAGCCCGGCTACGTCTGACCCGCCGGCTCCGCTGGGCCCCCCTGCCGCTCCCCGAGGCCCTTCAGGCTGTGCCTGTGGGtccgcggggccggggtgggcggCGGGGGCCCCCTCGGCCTCCCCTCCGCACGGCCGGCTCCGGATCGGCCCGGccccactcccccccaccccgctcccccgcTCCTCTGTACGGGGATGGACTGTAA
- the RAPSN gene encoding 43 kDa receptor-associated protein of the synapse isoform X1 codes for MRLFNAWEMGQDQTKQQIEKGLHLYQSNQTEKALRVWMRVLEKSADPAGRFRVLGCLITAHAEMGRYKDMLKFAVVQIDTARELEDPDYLTESYLNLARSNEKLCEFQKTISYCKTCLNMQGTTVSLQLNGQVSLSMGNAFLGLSIFQKALECFEKALRYAHNNDDKMLECRVCCSLGNFYAQIKDYEKALFFPCKAAELVNDYGTGWSLKYRAMSQYHMAVAYRKLGRLADAMDCCEESMKIALQHGDRPLQALCLLCFADIHRSRKDVQTAIPRYDSSMSIMTEIGNRLGLIQVLLGVTKCWMIQKELDKALESIEKAQELAEGLGNKLGLLKLHCLCERIYRTKGQQRELRDHVVKFHECVEEMELYCGMCGESIGEKNNQLQALPCSHFFHLKCLQTNGTRGCPNCRRLSVKPGYV; via the exons ATGAGGCTTTTTAATGCATGGGAGATGGGTCAGGACCAGACAAAGCAACAGATAGAGAAAGGACTCCATCTTTACCAGTCTAATCAGACCGAAAAGGCCCTGCGAGTCTGGATGAGGGTTTTGGAGAAGTCTGCGGATCCTGCTGGCAGGTTTCGGGTTTTGGGTTGCCTCATCACTGCTCATGCAGAGATGGGCAGATACAAAGATATGCTGAAG TTTGCAGTGGTACAGATTGACACAGCACGGGAGCTGGAAGACCCGGATTACCTTACAGAGAGCTACCTAAACCTGGCTCGCAGCAATGAGAAACTCTGTGAATTCCAGAAAACCATCTCGTACTGTAAGACGTGCCTGAACATGCAGGGTACCACTGTGAGCCTGCAGCTGAATGGCCAGGTGAGCCTCAGCATGGGCAATGCCTTCTTGGGCCTCAGCATTTTCCAGAAGGCTTTGGAGTGCTTTGAGAAAGCTTTACGCTACGCCCACAACAATGATGACAAGATGCTGGAGTGTCGAGTCTGCTGCAGCCTCGGGAACTTCTACGCCCAGATAAAG GACTACGAGAAAGCCTTGTTCTTCCCATGTAAAGCAGCTGAGCTGGTGAATGATTATGGAACGGGCTGGAGCTTGAAGTACCGTGCAATGAGCCAGTATCACATGGCCGTGGCCTATCGGAAGCTGGGGCGCTTGGCAGATGCTATGGACTGCTGTGAG GAATCCATGAAGATTGCCCTGCAGCATGGTGACCGGCCTCTGCAAGCACTGTGTCTGTTGTGCTTTGCAGATATCCACCGCAGTCGCAAAGACGTGCAG ACGGCCATTCCTCGGTATGATTCTTCCATGAGCATCATGACAGAGATTGGAAACCGCCTGGGCCTGATCCAGGTGCTGCTAGGAGTGACTAAGTGCTGGATGATCCAGAAGGAGCTGGACAAG GCTCTGGAAAGCATTGAAAAGgcacaggagctggcagagggacTAGGGAACAAG CTTGGCCTGCTGAAGCTCCACTGCCTCTGTGAAAGGATCTATCGCACAAAGGGACAGCAGCGAGAATTGCGTGACCATGTAGTGAAGTTCCATGAATGCGTGGAGGAGATGGAGCTGTACTGTGGCATGTGTGGAGAGTCCATTGGGGAGAAGAACAACCAGCTCCAGGCCCTGCCTTGCTCCCACTTCTTCCACTTAAA GTGCCTCCAGACCAACGGGACCCGGGGATGCCCCAACTGCCGCCGCTTGTCGGTGAAGCCCGGCTACGTCTGA
- the RAPSN gene encoding 43 kDa receptor-associated protein of the synapse isoform X4 has translation MRLFNAWEMGQDQTKQQIEKGLHLYQSNQTEKALRVWMRVLEKSADPAGRFRVLGCLITAHAEMGRYKDMLKFAVVQIDTARELEDPDYLTESYLNLARSNEKLCEFQKTISYCKTCLNMQGTTVSLQLNGQDYEKALFFPCKAAELVNDYGTGWSLKYRAMSQYHMAVAYRKLGRLADAMDCCEESMKIALQHGDRPLQALCLLCFADIHRSRKDVQTAIPRYDSSMSIMTEIGNRLGLIQVLLGVTKCWMIQKELDKALESIEKAQELAEGLGNKLGLLKLHCLCERIYRTKGQQRELRDHVVKFHECVEEMELYCGMCGESIGEKNNQLQALPCSHFFHLKCLQTNGTRGCPNCRRLSVKPGYV, from the exons ATGAGGCTTTTTAATGCATGGGAGATGGGTCAGGACCAGACAAAGCAACAGATAGAGAAAGGACTCCATCTTTACCAGTCTAATCAGACCGAAAAGGCCCTGCGAGTCTGGATGAGGGTTTTGGAGAAGTCTGCGGATCCTGCTGGCAGGTTTCGGGTTTTGGGTTGCCTCATCACTGCTCATGCAGAGATGGGCAGATACAAAGATATGCTGAAG TTTGCAGTGGTACAGATTGACACAGCACGGGAGCTGGAAGACCCGGATTACCTTACAGAGAGCTACCTAAACCTGGCTCGCAGCAATGAGAAACTCTGTGAATTCCAGAAAACCATCTCGTACTGTAAGACGTGCCTGAACATGCAGGGTACCACTGTGAGCCTGCAGCTGAATGGCCAG GACTACGAGAAAGCCTTGTTCTTCCCATGTAAAGCAGCTGAGCTGGTGAATGATTATGGAACGGGCTGGAGCTTGAAGTACCGTGCAATGAGCCAGTATCACATGGCCGTGGCCTATCGGAAGCTGGGGCGCTTGGCAGATGCTATGGACTGCTGTGAG GAATCCATGAAGATTGCCCTGCAGCATGGTGACCGGCCTCTGCAAGCACTGTGTCTGTTGTGCTTTGCAGATATCCACCGCAGTCGCAAAGACGTGCAG ACGGCCATTCCTCGGTATGATTCTTCCATGAGCATCATGACAGAGATTGGAAACCGCCTGGGCCTGATCCAGGTGCTGCTAGGAGTGACTAAGTGCTGGATGATCCAGAAGGAGCTGGACAAG GCTCTGGAAAGCATTGAAAAGgcacaggagctggcagagggacTAGGGAACAAG CTTGGCCTGCTGAAGCTCCACTGCCTCTGTGAAAGGATCTATCGCACAAAGGGACAGCAGCGAGAATTGCGTGACCATGTAGTGAAGTTCCATGAATGCGTGGAGGAGATGGAGCTGTACTGTGGCATGTGTGGAGAGTCCATTGGGGAGAAGAACAACCAGCTCCAGGCCCTGCCTTGCTCCCACTTCTTCCACTTAAA GTGCCTCCAGACCAACGGGACCCGGGGATGCCCCAACTGCCGCCGCTTGTCGGTGAAGCCCGGCTACGTCTGA
- the PSMC3 gene encoding 26S proteasome regulatory subunit 6A — translation MASVWDESEDGVGEEVLKMSTEEIVQRTRLLDSEIKIMKSEVLRVTHELQAMKDKIKENSEKIKVNKTLPYLVSNVIELLDVDPNDQEEDGANIDLDSQRKGKCAVIKTSTRQTYFLPVIGLVDAEKLKPGDLVGVNKDSYLILETLPTEYDSRVKAMEVDERPTEQYSDIGGLDKQIQELVEAIVLPMNHKEKFENLGIQPPKGVLMYGPPGTGKTLLARACAAQTKATFLKLAGPQLVQMFIGDGAKLVRDAFALAKEKAPSIIFIDELDAIGTKRFDSEKAGDREVQRTMLELLNQLDGFQPNTQVKVIAATNRVDILDPALLRSGRLDRKIEFPMPNEEARARIMQIHSRKMNVSPDVNYEELARCTDDFNGAQCKAVCVEAGMIALRRGATELTHEDYMEGILEVQAKKKANLQYYA, via the exons ATGGCGTCGGTGTGGGATGAGTCCgag GATGGCGTCGGCGAGGAGGTGCTGAAGATGTCCACGGAGGAGATCGTGCAGCGTACGCGACTCCTCGACAGCGAGATCAAG ATCATGAAGAGTGAAGTACTGAGAGTGACCCATGAGCTTCAGGCCATGAAAGACAAGATCAAAGAGAACAGTGAGAAGATCAAAGTGAACAAAACCCTGCCATACCTTGTCTCTAACGTGATTGAG CTACTGGATGTTGACCCCAACGAccaggaggaggatggggccaaCATCGACCTGGATTCCCAGAGAAAGGGCAAATGTGCTGTGATCAAGACCTCTACGCGCCAG ACGTATTTCCTGCCTGTTATTGGGTTGGTTGATGCTGAGAAGTTGAAGCCTGGAGACCTGGTG GGGGTGAACAAAGACTCTTACTTGATCCTGGAGACTCTGCCTACTGAATATGATTCACGGGTGAAAGCCATGGAGGTGGATGAGAGACCCACAGAGCAGTACAGTGACATCGGGGGGCTGGATAAACAAATCCAAGAG ctCGTGGAGGCCATTGTTCTGCCAATGAATCATAAGGAGAAATTTGAAAACTTGGGTATACAGCCGCCCAAAGGAGTCCTTATGTACGGGCCTCCAGGAACAGGGAAGACGCTTTTAGCTCGAGCATGTGCTGCCCAGACCAAG GCTACGTTCCTGAAGCTTGCTGGTCCACAACTTGTGCAGATGTTCATTGGTGATGGAGCTAAGCTGGTACGCGATGCTTTCGCCCTCGCCAAGGAAAAAGCTCCTTCCATCATCTTTATTGACGAACTGGATGCCATTGGCACTAAAAG GTTTGACAGTGAGAAGGCTGGTGATCGAGAGGTGCAGAGGACCATGCTGGAGCTGCTTAATCAACTTGATGGTTTCCAGCCCAACACACAAGTCAAG GTGATTGCTGCAACCAACCGGGTTGATATCTTGGACCCAGCTTTGCTCCGCTCTGGACGATTAGATCGCAAGATTGAGTTCCCAATGCCTAATGAGGAGGCCAGAGCCAGAATTATGCAGATCCATTCACGCAAAATGAATGTCAG CCCCGACGTGAACTATGAGGAGCTGGCTCGCTGCACAGATGATTTCAATGGAGCCCAGTGCAAGGCTGTGTGCGTTGAAGCG GGGATGATTGCCCTCCGTCGTGGAGCTACAGAGCTCACCCACGAGGACTACATGGAAGGAATCCTGGAGgttcaagcaaagaaaaaagccaatCTGCAGTACTATGCCTGA